The Archocentrus centrarchus isolate MPI-CPG fArcCen1 chromosome 7, fArcCen1, whole genome shotgun sequence genome window below encodes:
- the lrtm1 gene encoding leucine-rich repeat and transmembrane domain-containing protein 1 yields the protein MQAAQRRLADMRAILVCALLSLLSLSRACPKECSCNSNTKVVDCRGRGLYDIPRRLHPDTQELYLQDNRIRGLGSMAFREIPLVRILDISNNSITSISPTALLGLRTLQRLSLAHNNLRELDKRLLGPIRSLSHLDLSHNSLWGLPGAMGDSLRNLSHLGLAHNRLTRLDRSLLEALTHLDSLALRGNPWRCDCQLIGLKLWLETYLFKGGVVDEVLCSQPEEMKDRDLQKVPYQLFHACMTTSYHYLFANIHHLESERLLQSHTHGNHAHPSSHALHVPMAMGEGFGGGGGGGGGGMAECEPKQKQRPVNLRHAIATVIITGVVCGIVCLMMLAAAVYGCAYAAIMAKYQRELKKNEELAAAQGADHATADEKEPLENAIA from the exons ATGCAAGCGGCCCAAAGACGACTGGCAGATATGAGAG CGATACTGGTGTGTGCTCTCCTCTCACTCCTGTCTTTGTCACGCGCCTGTCCAAAGGAGTGTAGCTGCAATAGCAACACCAAAGTAGTAGACTGCCGGGGTCGAGGCCTGTACGACATCCCTCGACGACTACATCCAGATACCCAAGAATTGTATCTTCAAGATAATCGCATCAGGGGGCTGGGATCAATGGCTTTCAGGGAAATACCCCTTGTTCGCATTCTCGATATATCTAATAACTCTATAACATCAATTTCACCAACTGCTCTGCTTGGGCTGAGGACTCTGCAGCGCCTCAGCCTGGCTCACAACAACCTGAGAGAGCTTGATAAGCGGTTGCTTGGACCTATCCGCTCACTTTCACACCTTGACCTCTCGCACAACAG CCTGTGGGGCTTGCCTGGAGCCATGGGGGACAGTTTGAGGAACCTCAGCCACCTGGGGCTAGCACACAACAGGCTGACAAGATTAGATCGTTCCCTGTTGGAGGCTCTGACACACCTGGACAGCCTTGCACTACGTGGCAACCCCTGGAGGTGTGACTGCCAACTTATAGGCCTCAAACTCTGGCTGGAGACCTACCTCTTTAAAG GTGGAGTGGTAGATGAAGTGCTTTGCTCCCAACCAGAAGAAATGAAGGATAGAGACCTGCAGAAGGTCCCTTACCAGCTCTTCCATGCCTGTATGACTACAAGCTACCATTACCTATTTGCCAACATACACCACCTGGAGTCTGAGAGACTACTACAAAGTCACACCCATGGCAACCACGCTCATCCCTCTAGCCATGCTCTCCATGTCCCCATGGCGATGGGGGAGGGAtttggtggtggaggaggagggggtggaggtGGCATGGCAGAGTGCGAACCTAAGCAGAAGCAGCGGCCCGTCAACTTGCGGCACGCTATTGCCACAGTGATCATCACCGGTGTGGTGTGTGGGATCGTGTGTCTGATGATGCTGGCTGCTGCAGTGTACGGATGCGCCTACGCTGCTATCATGGCCAAATATCAGCGGGAGTTAAAGAAGAATGAGGAGTTAGCGGCAGCGCAGGGTGCAGATCACGCCACAGCAGATGAGAAGGAGCCACTGGAGAACGCTATCGCCTAG